Proteins from a single region of Mucilaginibacter daejeonensis:
- a CDS encoding SAM-dependent methyltransferase, producing the protein MPLGTLYLIPVPLADDAASASFTPYLVHTINQISEYIVENEKTARKFLKQAGLTIPQSQLIIHDYGKHQRDKDHKEFFTTLMNGKDAGLMSEAGCPGVADPGADIVAQAHKRGIKVVPLVGPSSILLALMASGFNGQSFTFHGYLPIDKAQRSKRIKDLEGQAERFGQTQLFIETPFRNNPLLEEILRTCKPNTRLCIAADLTAPTEMVITRTIAEWRKQQPDLHKRPAIFLLYKA; encoded by the coding sequence ATGCCTTTAGGAACGCTTTACCTGATACCCGTCCCCCTTGCCGATGATGCTGCTTCGGCATCTTTTACGCCTTACCTGGTACATACTATTAACCAGATCAGCGAGTATATTGTGGAGAATGAGAAGACCGCCCGCAAATTTTTAAAGCAGGCCGGACTCACCATTCCGCAAAGCCAGCTCATCATTCATGATTATGGTAAGCACCAGCGCGACAAGGACCATAAAGAGTTCTTTACCACATTGATGAACGGCAAGGATGCCGGACTAATGAGTGAGGCCGGTTGCCCCGGCGTGGCCGATCCAGGTGCCGATATAGTGGCTCAGGCGCATAAACGGGGCATCAAGGTGGTGCCGCTGGTCGGTCCGAGTTCGATCCTGCTGGCGTTGATGGCCTCTGGTTTCAACGGGCAAAGTTTTACCTTTCACGGCTACCTGCCAATTGATAAGGCCCAACGCAGCAAACGCATCAAAGACCTGGAAGGGCAGGCCGAGCGATTCGGGCAGACGCAATTATTCATCGAGACCCCGTTCCGTAACAACCCATTGCTGGAAGAGATCCTGCGCACCTGTAAGCCCAATACCCGCTTATGCATCGCGGCCGACCTGACGGCCCCCACCGAGATGGTGATCACCCGCACCATTGCCGAGTGGCGTAAGCAACAACCCGACCTGCATAAACGCCCCGCCATATTTTTGCTCTATAAGGCTTAA
- a CDS encoding FAD-dependent monooxygenase, with protein MTPIPHGPVKVLIVGAGPSGLMMAAQLLRYGIQPVIIDQRQGPTSRSKALAVQARSLEIFRQMGIVDPVIAGGKPAKGVQLYFRGKALANFPLSDVGKGQTPYPFVHIYQQYKNERALLDVLTLNSCPVYWNTTLEALQEGTGVVSVTLNNQEQTYKLVCDHLIGADGHHSTVRNKLHIPFVGEAYHNLFYLADVTLDHDDDQMDMYLTPNGFAAFFPMPEKNKWRIVGSITGKRAKRDDLTFEEILPLIRDKTRKSIEIQHCDWFSTYRLHHRMAEKFSHGRCYLIGDAAHVHSPVGGQGMNTGLQDAYNLAWKLAGVINNRLRPAILSTYAAERIPIATELLKTTDRAFNIIMSRGLLAGLFKRWVLPFVLKRVWKSDRMRQQLFQRVSQIGLNYTHSSLSLHLSQLQTIKAGDRLPYLKVFDEKKLQESDLHAWCARPGFTLLTIGPLQDMYIFSLAKYISQNYNGWLNYFHLPPGVKNQHVYDAFGIKAGQSRSVIVRPDMYIGFINDVVDLEMMRNYLENVVGCIPTNTSE; from the coding sequence ATGACACCCATACCGCATGGCCCTGTAAAGGTATTGATCGTTGGCGCCGGCCCGTCAGGTTTAATGATGGCCGCTCAGCTTTTGCGGTATGGTATACAGCCTGTGATCATTGATCAGCGGCAGGGGCCCACGTCTCGCTCCAAAGCGTTGGCGGTACAGGCCCGGTCGTTAGAGATATTCAGGCAGATGGGTATCGTTGATCCGGTGATCGCCGGGGGGAAGCCAGCCAAGGGCGTACAGCTTTACTTCAGAGGCAAGGCGTTAGCCAACTTTCCGTTGAGTGATGTGGGGAAGGGACAAACCCCTTACCCATTTGTGCATATTTACCAGCAGTATAAGAACGAGCGGGCTTTGCTGGATGTGCTGACCCTGAACAGTTGCCCGGTGTACTGGAACACTACTTTGGAGGCCTTACAGGAAGGCACCGGCGTGGTAAGTGTAACCCTCAATAACCAGGAACAGACCTACAAACTGGTATGTGATCACCTGATCGGTGCTGATGGCCACCACAGCACGGTGCGTAATAAGTTGCATATTCCTTTTGTAGGCGAGGCCTATCATAACCTGTTCTACCTGGCCGATGTAACGCTTGATCACGACGACGACCAGATGGATATGTACCTTACACCGAACGGTTTCGCGGCATTTTTCCCCATGCCGGAGAAGAACAAGTGGCGCATCGTGGGCAGCATTACAGGTAAACGCGCCAAACGTGACGACCTGACCTTTGAAGAGATATTACCGCTCATCCGTGATAAAACCCGCAAAAGCATCGAGATCCAACATTGCGACTGGTTCAGTACTTACCGGTTGCACCACCGCATGGCCGAGAAATTCTCGCATGGCCGTTGCTATTTGATCGGTGATGCCGCTCACGTGCATTCGCCGGTGGGCGGGCAGGGCATGAACACGGGTTTACAGGATGCCTACAACCTGGCCTGGAAACTGGCCGGGGTGATCAACAACAGGCTGCGCCCCGCCATACTGAGCACCTACGCGGCCGAACGCATACCCATAGCCACCGAGCTGTTAAAGACCACCGACCGTGCGTTCAACATCATCATGTCCAGGGGGTTATTGGCCGGGTTGTTCAAACGATGGGTGTTGCCCTTTGTGCTTAAGCGCGTTTGGAAGAGCGACAGGATGCGGCAGCAACTGTTCCAGCGGGTATCGCAGATCGGTTTGAATTATACGCATAGCAGCCTGAGCTTACACTTAAGCCAGTTGCAAACCATCAAAGCGGGCGACAGGCTGCCCTATCTTAAAGTATTTGACGAGAAGAAGTTACAGGAAAGCGACCTTCATGCCTGGTGTGCTCGCCCAGGCTTCACGCTGCTAACCATTGGACCATTGCAGGATATGTACATTTTTAGTCTGGCCAAGTACATCAGCCAGAATTATAACGGCTGGCTCAACTACTTCCATCTGCCGCCGGGGGTCAAAAATCAGCATGTTTATGATGCATTTGGCATTAAGGCGGGGCAAAGCCGCTCGGTGATCGTACGGCCCGATATGTATATCGGTTTTATCAATGATGTGGTGGACCTGGAAATGATGCGCAATTATTTGGAGAATGTGGTAGGCTGCATCCCGACAAACACCAGCGAATAG
- a CDS encoding SGNH/GDSL hydrolase family protein, translated as MKDLNGIINNVMNDTVANTEWYLLALSAQELQGTLRAKKSFCLGDSFTQENTYPSQLADALGMTLTHDGIGWPCMTGGTNNAEGDGTNRSSAVDRIDTALASNPDVIILEFESNDGTTLCRWKISSTD; from the coding sequence ATGAAAGACCTCAACGGAATTATTAACAACGTTATGAACGACACGGTTGCAAATACCGAATGGTATTTGTTGGCTTTATCTGCGCAAGAGTTGCAGGGCACACTTAGAGCTAAAAAGTCATTTTGCCTCGGCGATAGTTTTACCCAAGAGAACACCTATCCGAGCCAATTGGCCGACGCGTTGGGGATGACCTTGACCCACGACGGCATAGGCTGGCCTTGCATGACAGGCGGCACTAACAATGCCGAGGGTGATGGTACGAATCGTTCTTCAGCCGTTGACCGAATCGATACAGCCCTGGCTAGTAACCCTGATGTGATTATACTTGAATTCGAATCGAATGATGGTACTACTCTGTGCCGATGGAAGATTTCTTCAACAGATTGA
- a CDS encoding acyltransferase family protein: MRNNFIDIIKGLAIYLVVWGHCLQFCGTIDFLSNPAFIFIYSFHMPLFMGTSGYLFYSGVQKRGLGELVATRIRQLGPPWILWSVVAIPTYLQKPLSVSLYFNNLVLVLWFLPALLISSVVVAVCEKLLKYGWLGVLAFFIMLLPFPDAYGLVFLKFMLPFFALGYYYNMLKLSTQNIDILGGLSLLIFAVMLYFWKVEHYIYTSGMRLTRGNFTHMAPIITYRYLIGLVGSISFIWVLNRIKLPRFASRALITAGRHTLGIYILGVILNPFLNYVNYPMPVLLYSSVYTTMVAVVVAFATEQLSVQIQRVDVLNRLLFGAKVNR; encoded by the coding sequence ATGCGGAACAATTTTATTGACATCATAAAAGGTTTGGCCATATATCTTGTAGTATGGGGGCATTGCCTTCAATTCTGCGGAACAATCGATTTTCTCAGCAACCCTGCATTCATATTTATCTACTCGTTCCATATGCCTTTGTTCATGGGGACCAGCGGCTATCTGTTCTATAGTGGGGTCCAGAAGAGGGGGCTTGGCGAACTGGTGGCAACGCGGATTCGGCAATTAGGGCCGCCTTGGATACTTTGGTCTGTGGTGGCCATTCCTACATATTTGCAAAAGCCATTAAGTGTAAGCTTATATTTCAATAATTTGGTGTTGGTGCTTTGGTTCTTACCTGCGCTGCTGATATCATCTGTAGTGGTTGCGGTTTGCGAGAAATTATTAAAATACGGCTGGTTGGGTGTATTGGCTTTCTTCATTATGCTTTTGCCCTTTCCAGATGCGTATGGCCTTGTGTTCCTAAAGTTCATGCTTCCTTTCTTCGCTTTAGGGTATTACTACAACATGTTAAAGCTGAGCACTCAGAATATTGATATTTTAGGCGGGTTGAGCTTGTTGATTTTCGCAGTGATGCTATATTTCTGGAAAGTAGAGCACTATATCTACACGTCAGGAATGAGACTTACGAGGGGTAACTTCACCCACATGGCACCGATCATTACATACCGGTACCTTATAGGTTTGGTGGGTTCGATAAGCTTTATTTGGGTTTTAAACAGGATAAAACTGCCAAGATTTGCTTCAAGGGCTTTGATTACTGCAGGTAGGCATACATTAGGCATATACATTTTAGGCGTTATACTGAACCCCTTTCTCAACTACGTAAATTACCCGATGCCCGTCTTATTATATAGTTCTGTTTATACAACCATGGTCGCTGTCGTGGTTGCATTTGCCACAGAGCAGCTCTCAGTGCAGATACAGAGGGTGGATGTGCTTAATAGACTATTATTTGGTGCAAAGGTTAATCGTTAA
- the miaE gene encoding tRNA-(ms[2]io[6]A)-hydroxylase, producing the protein MSERTILKLQLPTDPRWVTNVVESNIEEILTDHAFCEQKAASNAITLIVQNPNLSDLVQEMALLVQEEMDHFKRVHDIILARGYVLGRERKDDYVGELLKFMRRGGGREEQLIDRLLFAAMIEARSCERFKVLSENINDAELAAFYHELMVSEATHYATFIRLAKKYAETVDVDARWTEFLAYEAKVIQNYGKKETIHG; encoded by the coding sequence GTGAGCGAACGTACCATTTTAAAACTGCAACTGCCTACCGATCCGCGCTGGGTGACCAATGTGGTGGAGAGTAATATTGAAGAGATATTGACCGACCATGCTTTTTGCGAGCAAAAGGCGGCCAGTAATGCGATCACCCTGATCGTGCAGAACCCTAACCTGAGCGACCTGGTGCAGGAAATGGCGCTTTTGGTGCAGGAAGAAATGGACCACTTCAAACGCGTACATGACATTATACTGGCTCGAGGTTATGTATTGGGCCGTGAGCGTAAGGATGATTATGTAGGCGAGCTGCTCAAATTTATGCGCCGGGGCGGTGGCCGTGAGGAACAACTGATCGACCGCTTATTATTTGCTGCCATGATCGAGGCCCGCAGTTGCGAGCGCTTCAAGGTACTGTCTGAAAATATCAACGACGCTGAACTGGCCGCCTTTTACCATGAACTGATGGTAAGCGAGGCCACGCATTATGCCACTTTTATCAGGCTAGCCAAAAAATACGCCGAGACCGTTGATGTTGATGCCCGCTGGACGGAGTTCCTGGCTTACGAGGCCAAGGTGATCCAGAATTACGGTAAGAAAGAGACCATACACGGATAA
- the nadD gene encoding nicotinate (nicotinamide) nucleotide adenylyltransferase yields the protein MKIGLLFGSFNPVHIGHLIIASYMANHTDLDKVWLVVTPQNPFKKYGGLINMYDRLEMARLATDNADKLEVSDVEIKLPQPSYTIDTLTHLKEQYPQHEFVLIMGSDNLAGLHKWKNYRLILRDYHVFVYPRPGYENVELASHPSVTITMTPLMELSATFIRQSIADGKNVQYFVPDPVLKFIESKNLYK from the coding sequence ATGAAAATAGGTCTGCTTTTTGGTTCGTTTAACCCTGTTCACATCGGGCATTTGATCATTGCCAGTTACATGGCCAACCATACTGATCTGGATAAGGTTTGGCTGGTGGTGACACCACAAAACCCGTTCAAAAAGTACGGTGGACTGATCAACATGTACGATCGGCTGGAGATGGCCCGCCTGGCTACCGACAATGCCGACAAGCTGGAGGTAAGCGACGTGGAGATCAAACTGCCGCAACCTTCTTATACCATTGATACCCTGACCCACTTAAAGGAGCAGTACCCGCAGCACGAATTTGTGCTGATTATGGGATCCGACAATTTGGCCGGCCTGCACAAATGGAAGAATTACCGCCTCATTTTGCGCGACTACCATGTATTTGTTTACCCGCGCCCCGGTTACGAGAACGTTGAGCTGGCCTCGCACCCATCGGTCACCATCACCATGACCCCGCTTATGGAACTATCGGCCACCTTCATCCGCCAGTCCATTGCCGATGGCAAGAACGTGCAATACTTCGTGCCCGACCCGGTACTGAAGTTCATAGAGAGCAAAAATCTCTATAAGTGA
- a CDS encoding TerC family protein: MELLTNAEAWVSLATLTLLEIVLGIDNIIFISIQAGKLPQEQQGRARKLGLAAAMITRILLLLSISWIMKLTKPFINLGSIINATDPEWMERLALSGRDIILLVGGLFLIYKSIHEIHENIDAEEDGEANVKPHSFWGAIVQIMMLDIVFSLDSVITAVGLADHVEVMVAAVVVSVGIMMWASTPIAAFVNKHPTVKMLALSFLLLIGVSLLAESFDQEIPKGYIYFSMAFAILVELLNLKARAKKRKKAEVQAGANS, encoded by the coding sequence ATGGAACTGCTCACCAACGCCGAGGCCTGGGTATCATTGGCTACATTGACCCTGCTCGAGATCGTACTCGGGATAGACAATATCATCTTTATTTCCATACAGGCCGGCAAGTTGCCGCAAGAGCAGCAGGGCCGTGCGCGTAAGCTGGGTTTGGCGGCGGCCATGATCACCCGCATTTTGTTGCTATTGTCCATCAGCTGGATCATGAAGCTTACCAAACCCTTCATTAACCTGGGCAGCATCATTAACGCTACCGATCCCGAATGGATGGAAAGGCTTGCCCTATCGGGTCGTGATATAATCCTGTTGGTGGGTGGCCTGTTCCTGATCTATAAAAGCATACACGAGATACACGAGAACATCGATGCCGAAGAAGATGGTGAGGCCAACGTTAAACCACATTCGTTTTGGGGAGCCATCGTACAGATCATGATGCTCGATATCGTTTTCTCGCTCGATTCGGTGATCACGGCCGTGGGCCTGGCCGATCATGTAGAAGTGATGGTGGCCGCCGTGGTGGTGTCAGTAGGTATCATGATGTGGGCCTCTACACCGATCGCCGCCTTTGTGAACAAGCACCCTACGGTCAAAATGCTAGCCCTGTCGTTCCTGTTACTGATCGGCGTATCATTATTAGCCGAGAGCTTTGACCAGGAGATACCTAAAGGATACATCTATTTTTCAATGGCCTTCGCCATACTGGTGGAGTTGCTTAACCTGAAGGCACGCGCTAAAAAGCGTAAAAAAGCCGAAGTGCAGGCTGGTGCCAACAGTTAG
- a CDS encoding RNA polymerase sigma factor yields MEALYIDKHYQLVVECKQGSRKACYELYRLYSKAMLNVAFRILNDLDEAEDVLQEAFLDAFNKVKDFRQETTFGLWLKQIVVNRSINMLRKRKLEWVEMDSEQLENIADEEERDEEEMQYKVSQVKEAMKLLPEGYRVVLSLYLLEGYDHEEIGQILNITENTSRTQFLRAKRKLSEVLRIKGVA; encoded by the coding sequence TTGGAAGCCTTATATATAGACAAGCATTATCAACTGGTGGTTGAGTGTAAGCAGGGTAGCCGTAAGGCCTGCTATGAGTTGTATCGCCTATACTCCAAAGCTATGCTTAACGTGGCTTTCAGGATATTGAACGATCTGGACGAGGCCGAGGATGTGCTTCAGGAGGCTTTCCTGGATGCTTTTAATAAGGTAAAGGATTTCAGGCAGGAGACCACCTTTGGCCTTTGGCTTAAACAGATCGTGGTCAACCGCTCGATCAACATGCTGCGCAAGCGCAAGTTGGAATGGGTGGAGATGGACAGTGAACAGTTGGAAAACATCGCTGATGAGGAGGAGCGAGATGAAGAGGAGATGCAATATAAAGTAAGCCAGGTAAAAGAAGCTATGAAGCTTTTACCCGAGGGTTACCGCGTGGTACTATCACTTTACCTGTTAGAGGGGTATGACCACGAAGAGATAGGACAAATTTTGAACATCACTGAAAATACCTCACGAACCCAGTTCCTGAGGGCAAAACGTAAGTTGAGCGAAGTGTTAAGAATAAAAGGAGTAGCGTAA
- a CDS encoding alpha/beta fold hydrolase, with protein MRSIITSLFIILLTLGRAAAQSDTLSITLENVPYPYAVIHLPLTIEGQDVRMAYMDVKPATPNGRTVMLFHGKNFGGYYWGDVIRPLVAKGYRVIVPDQIGFGRSSKPFIHYSLHKMAAMNKHLLDTLGISRALVLGHSMGGMLATRFALMYPQSVEKLLLEDPIGLEDYRTFVPYRSAEQDYPTELKTSFESVKKYYQSSYFTKWEPRYDQLVKIGAGVAQSADFPRYAKVAALTFEMIYEQPVCYEFGLLKVPTVLFIGKEDKTIVGKALLTDEQKAQHGQYKVLGPQTAKKIPQCRLIEFEGCGHIPHIEIPDVFMKALLANL; from the coding sequence ATGCGAAGCATTATAACGTCCCTGTTCATCATCCTGCTTACCTTAGGCCGTGCGGCGGCCCAGTCAGACACCTTATCGATCACGCTGGAGAACGTGCCTTATCCTTACGCGGTTATCCACCTACCGCTCACCATTGAAGGGCAGGATGTGCGCATGGCCTACATGGACGTTAAGCCCGCTACACCCAACGGCCGCACGGTGATGCTGTTCCATGGCAAGAACTTTGGCGGTTATTACTGGGGCGATGTGATCAGACCCTTAGTGGCCAAAGGTTACCGGGTGATCGTGCCCGATCAGATCGGTTTTGGCCGCTCGTCAAAACCGTTCATCCATTATAGTTTGCATAAAATGGCCGCCATGAACAAGCACCTGCTCGACACCCTGGGCATATCCCGCGCGCTGGTGCTGGGCCACTCGATGGGCGGTATGCTGGCCACCCGTTTTGCGCTGATGTATCCGCAAAGTGTGGAAAAGCTGCTGTTAGAGGATCCTATCGGGTTAGAGGATTACCGCACCTTTGTACCCTACCGCTCGGCCGAGCAGGATTACCCCACCGAATTAAAAACGAGCTTTGAAAGTGTGAAGAAGTACTATCAAAGCTCCTATTTCACCAAATGGGAACCCCGCTATGATCAGCTGGTGAAGATCGGCGCGGGCGTGGCCCAAAGCGCCGACTTCCCGCGTTATGCCAAGGTGGCCGCACTTACCTTCGAGATGATCTACGAGCAACCGGTGTGTTATGAGTTCGGCCTGCTTAAAGTGCCTACCGTGCTCTTCATTGGCAAGGAGGACAAGACCATCGTTGGCAAGGCGTTACTCACCGATGAACAAAAAGCACAGCATGGCCAATACAAAGTGCTCGGGCCGCAAACGGCCAAAAAGATACCGCAATGCCGGTTGATCGAATTCGAGGGTTGTGGGCATATTCCGCATATCGAGATACCGGATGTATTTATGAAGGCCTTACTGGCCAACTTGTAA
- a CDS encoding phosphosulfolactate synthase, translated as MNYSLNNIPQRSQKPRNNGMTMVMDKGLSLRQVEDMLEVSSDNIDIVKLGWATSYVTPNLKDKLALYRQAGIPVYFGGTLFEAFIIRGQYDDYCRMLDTFQLEYAEVSDGSITIEHDIKCDYISKLSKLVTVISEVGSKDVQKIFAPYKWIQLMKAELEAGSWKVIAEARESGNVGIYRDSGEVRQGLVDEILTQIPADTIIWEAPQKAQQTWFIKLLGANVNLGNIAPVDMIPLETLRLGLRSDTFDLFLNQ; from the coding sequence ATGAACTACTCGCTTAACAACATCCCGCAACGCAGTCAAAAACCTCGTAATAACGGCATGACCATGGTCATGGACAAAGGCCTGAGCCTGCGCCAAGTGGAAGACATGCTGGAAGTAAGCAGCGATAATATCGATATTGTTAAGCTGGGTTGGGCCACCTCATACGTTACGCCTAACCTGAAGGATAAACTGGCGTTGTACCGCCAGGCGGGTATCCCGGTGTATTTTGGTGGTACGCTGTTCGAAGCCTTTATCATCCGGGGTCAGTACGATGACTACTGTCGTATGCTGGATACTTTTCAATTGGAATACGCCGAGGTATCTGACGGATCGATCACCATTGAGCACGATATCAAGTGCGACTACATCAGCAAACTGAGCAAACTGGTGACCGTGATATCAGAAGTGGGATCAAAGGATGTGCAAAAGATATTTGCCCCTTATAAATGGATCCAGCTCATGAAGGCCGAATTGGAGGCCGGTTCATGGAAGGTGATCGCTGAGGCTCGCGAGAGCGGCAACGTGGGCATCTACCGCGACTCGGGCGAGGTACGCCAGGGTTTGGTGGACGAGATCCTGACCCAGATCCCTGCCGATACCATTATATGGGAAGCTCCACAAAAAGCACAACAGACCTGGTTCATCAAACTGCTGGGTGCCAACGTGAACCTGGGCAACATAGCCCCGGTAGATATGATCCCGCTCGAGACCCTGCGCCTTGGGCTGCGCAGCGATACTTTCGACCTTTTCTTAAATCAATAA
- a CDS encoding shikimate dehydrogenase family protein: MKQYGLIGYPLSHSFSKKYFTQKFEDEGITDHAYELYELKNLSDLPELLRAHPGLCGLNVTVPHKIGVMFYLDHVDADAKEVDAVNCIRIKAESPIAAAFDGEVGIKDHEFRLEGFNTDVYGFEMSLKPLLEAHHTQALVLGAGGASRAVRYVLNKLNIYSKLVSREPEGDRLGYKDLTPELISQYKLIINTTPLGMAPDTDKCPDIPYEALTGEHLLYDLIYNPAETLFLQKGKAQGAAIKNGHEMLILQAERSWEIWNDQVNNPVRS, translated from the coding sequence ATGAAACAGTACGGGTTAATAGGCTATCCGCTATCGCATTCGTTCTCCAAAAAATATTTTACACAAAAATTCGAGGACGAAGGCATAACCGACCACGCTTATGAACTGTACGAGCTCAAGAACCTGAGCGATCTGCCCGAACTATTGCGCGCGCACCCCGGTCTTTGCGGCCTTAATGTGACCGTTCCGCATAAGATCGGTGTCATGTTCTACCTTGACCATGTGGATGCTGATGCCAAGGAAGTGGATGCGGTGAACTGTATCCGTATTAAGGCCGAGAGCCCTATCGCTGCTGCGTTCGACGGCGAGGTAGGTATCAAGGACCATGAGTTCAGGCTCGAAGGTTTTAATACCGATGTTTACGGTTTTGAGATGTCGCTTAAACCACTGTTAGAGGCTCATCATACCCAGGCTTTGGTACTGGGTGCCGGCGGTGCTTCAAGGGCGGTACGTTATGTGCTCAACAAGCTTAATATCTACAGCAAGCTGGTGTCGCGCGAGCCGGAGGGCGACCGGTTGGGTTATAAGGATCTTACGCCCGAGCTGATCAGCCAGTACAAGCTCATCATCAATACCACGCCGCTGGGCATGGCACCCGATACCGATAAATGCCCCGACATACCTTACGAGGCCCTGACCGGAGAACACCTGTTATACGACCTGATCTACAACCCGGCCGAAACATTGTTCCTGCAAAAGGGTAAGGCGCAGGGCGCTGCGATCAAGAACGGACACGAGATGCTGATATTACAGGCCGAAAGATCATGGGAGATATGGAACGATCAGGTAAACAATCCGGTAAGGTCATAG
- the gldD gene encoding gliding motility lipoprotein GldD produces MERSGKQSGKVIALLLAAMLGLAACDSQPEYSPKPRGYYRIYFPKREYQQYSADCNYTFTYPTYAHIERDMARGAKPCWINLQMPRFNGTLHLSYQPITSKKVFDELIEDAHTFAFKHTVKASSIDEGIIHYPDRKVYGIYYTIDGNAASSAQFFLTDSTHHYLRGALYFNSPPKLDSIKPVLDFVKKDMAVLIKSFKWKE; encoded by the coding sequence ATGGAACGATCAGGTAAACAATCCGGTAAGGTCATAGCGCTATTGCTGGCCGCCATGCTTGGATTGGCCGCTTGCGATAGCCAGCCTGAGTACTCGCCTAAGCCGCGCGGTTACTACCGTATCTATTTCCCCAAGCGCGAGTACCAGCAGTACAGCGCCGATTGCAACTACACCTTTACTTACCCTACTTACGCCCACATTGAGCGTGATATGGCCCGTGGAGCCAAGCCCTGCTGGATCAACCTGCAAATGCCCCGCTTTAACGGTACATTGCATTTAAGTTACCAGCCCATCACGTCAAAAAAGGTATTTGATGAGTTGATCGAGGATGCGCACACCTTTGCGTTCAAGCATACGGTAAAGGCCTCATCTATAGATGAGGGCATCATCCATTACCCTGACCGTAAGGTGTACGGCATCTATTACACTATTGATGGTAATGCGGCCTCATCAGCGCAGTTCTTCCTGACCGATAGTACGCACCATTACCTGCGCGGAGCACTTTATTTTAACTCGCCGCCCAAGCTGGACAGCATAAAACCGGTACTTGATTTTGTAAAAAAAGATATGGCCGTGCTGATCAAAAGCTTTAAGTGGAAGGAATAA
- the rnc gene encoding ribonuclease III encodes MPISRLYKLYLSPNRKYVKTLKNLLGFVPGNLSLYRLAFRHKSAAQSVKKGVKNSNERLEFLGDAVLGSVVAEVLFKMYPYKDEGFLTELRSKIVSRNNLNALAHKLGFEQLIQYDNRMVTSTRQGSLLGDAFEALIGAVYLDRGYDFTKSFLINRIIRSHIDIHTLEQTETNFKSKLIEWCQRHGKDVLFELIRNQDGESSKLFTVHVNIDGDVMGLGKEFSKKNAEKLAAERACEALGI; translated from the coding sequence ATGCCAATCAGTCGGTTATATAAGCTTTATCTTTCTCCGAACCGTAAATACGTCAAAACATTAAAGAATTTGCTCGGCTTCGTGCCGGGCAATTTGTCTTTATACCGGTTAGCTTTCAGGCATAAATCAGCCGCACAATCGGTAAAAAAAGGTGTTAAGAACAGTAATGAGCGGTTAGAGTTCCTGGGCGATGCCGTGCTGGGCAGCGTGGTGGCCGAGGTATTGTTCAAGATGTACCCGTACAAAGACGAGGGCTTTTTGACCGAGCTGCGCTCCAAGATCGTGAGCCGTAATAACCTTAATGCCCTTGCCCACAAGCTGGGCTTTGAGCAACTGATCCAGTATGATAATCGTATGGTAACCTCCACCCGCCAGGGATCGTTACTGGGCGATGCCTTTGAGGCGCTGATCGGCGCCGTGTACCTGGATCGCGGGTACGATTTTACCAAGAGTTTCCTGATCAACCGAATCATCCGGTCGCATATCGATATCCATACCCTGGAGCAGACCGAGACCAATTTCAAGAGCAAACTGATCGAGTGGTGCCAGCGCCACGGCAAGGATGTATTATTCGAGCTGATACGTAATCAGGATGGCGAGAGCAGTAAATTATTTACCGTTCATGTTAATATCGATGGCGATGTGATGGGCCTGGGCAAAGAGTTCAGCAAGAAGAACGCCGAGAAACTGGCCGCCGAACGGGCTTGCGAGGCATTAGGTATCTAG